TATTTAAAAGCACTTGAAGTACAACGTGTGGCGGCTGAAATGTTAGCTATTTTTGGCGGCAAATCGCCACATCCACAGTCTATTGTTGTGGGCGGCGTAACCTCAGTACGTGACATGTTAAGCCCCGCCCGTTTACAAGAATGGAAACAAAAGCACGCTATCGTGCAAGACTTTATTGAGCGAGCTTACCAAGCCGATATTGTGATGGCAGCAGAAGCATTTGGTACAGAAGCCAGTGTACTTGGCGGCGTAAATGTTAACAGTTTCTTGTGCGGTGAAGATTTTATTACAACCGATGGCGAGTACTTATTTAACCAAGGGGTCATTTTAAACGGTGATTTAGCCAATGTATTGGATATCGACCCGAGCTTGATTAAAGAAGATGTGACTCACGCCTGGTATAAAGCTGATGGTCCGCAACATCCATATCAAGGAACCACCATTCCTGATTACACCGGGTTTATTGAGCGCGACACTGTGTATGGCAAATTACCCACCATTAATGGCGATGGTAAATACTCGTGGGTTAAGTCTCCGCGTTACCAAGATGAACCGATTGAAGTAGGTCCACTAGCGTGTTTGTTGGTTAACTATGCCCGTGGCAATCAAGTTGTGGTCAATGCGGTTGATGGTTTGTTAGCTCGCACTGGTTTGCCTCTTGAAGCATTGTTTACCACTTTAGGCCGTACTGCTGCACGTATGTTGCAAACGGTGTTGGTTGGCCAGGCCAGTTTGCAAACCTTTGATGCTTTACTGGTGAATATACAGTCGGATCAGTCTACTTACGTTAAACCTGAAATAGACCCAGACCGTGTTTACGAAGGTTATTCGATGATTGAAGCCCCTCGCGGCATGTTAAGTCATTGGATCCGGATTAAAGATGCCAAAGTCGAAAACTACCAAGCTGTGGTTCCTACTACCTGGAATGCAGGCCCTGTGGATGCTAACGGTAAAATGGGCCCATACGAAGCTTCGTTGATTGGTTTGAAACTTGAAGACCCAACTAAGCCGTTAGAAGTCATTCGCATTATTCATTCCTTTGATCCTTGTATGGCGTGTTCCGTTCACGTGATGGATTACAAGAAACACACCCTAGGTCAATTTAAAATTGATCCAAATGGGTTTTAATCAGAGGTAATGGAGTAGGAGGGATAAAAGTATGGAACATATTGCAACCCATAATCGGCAGCTGATATTTACTCCAGCGATTCGAATATTTCACTGGTTACGCGCTCTGGCCATTTTGGTATTAGTGATCACCGGATTTTATATCTCGTGGCCATTTTTAGTGGCGCCTGCCAGCACTGATGTATTGGTACAAGGTTGGATCCGCTTTGCCCATATCATTTTTGGATTTTTGTTAACCAGTATTACCTTAGTGCGTTTTTACTTGTTTTTCTTTAGTCGTATTAACAATGAAAGACGATCATTTAAAGATGTGCTATCGCCTCGAAGCTGGATATCGCAAATAAAATCTTATTTTTGGATGGGCAGTTTAGACAAAGCCGGCGTTTACGGACCATTACAGTTTATGACCTATGTGGCCATTTCGTTTGTCGCCTTGATTATGTGTATCACCGGCTTAGTGCTTTACGCCAATGTGTACCATTTAGGTATTGGCGGAATGCTCGGTGATGTATCGGCATGGATAACCGGCCTCTGTGGTGGTTTAGCGCCACTGCGGATTTATCATCATTACTTAACATGGGCCTTCATCATCTTTGTGGTGATCCATATGTATATGGCGGTGTGGTCTGGTATTCGCTTTAAACATAATTCAGTCGATTCTATTGTGTCTGGTTATGACTATCACAAAGTACATAAATAGGATGAATGAATAATTGTGAAAAAAATATTGCTGTTAGGTATAGGCAATGTATTGTACGCCGATGAAGGAGTCGGCGTACATTTTGTCAATTATATCAAAGACAAATACCAATTCAGCCACCAAACTGACAGCATAGATATTGTCGACGGTGGCACCCTAGCTCAAGGCCTTATTCCGATGATAAGCCAGTACGACCATTTGATTGTGGTCGATACGGTTAATAGTGTTGGTGTGGAGCCCGGTGAAGTGTACTTTTTTGATTTTGATCACGCCCCTGCTGAAATCGATTGGCAAGGCAGTGCTCATGAAGTGGAAATGCTGCAAACACTCAACATGATGGACATTGTGGGTGATAGACCACACACGTTTGTATTAGGCGTTACCCCTACCGTGATTGAGCCAATGACTTTGGGGCTTACGCCACATTTACATGCCGCCATTCCGCTAATGGAACATGCTCTGTTAACCCATTTGACCGACTTAGGGTTTAGCCAGCAGATTGTGGCTGATATTACTATTGATGAGGTGATTCCTGACGCCTATAAGCGAGGTTGCTATGTCGATGCATAACATTCGATTTGATTTTGTATGCCAACGCCATGTGCCCTTATATGAGCACTTGTGTAATCAATACCTGGAGCGCAACGAATTTAATATCAGTATTGGTGCTGAATCCGAGCCTCAAACCAGTAAAATACGTTACTTTATTGAGGCCTTTGCTACGCAAGCGCAACTTGAAGCGTTAGCCGATGAGATTGCCAGTGATTTTTTGTTATCCGTTTGGTTACTTGACACCCACATTCAGCGGATTGAGCAACACAGCGGACAGCGAAAACCATTTAAGATTAAACCGCTTTATTCTGGTTTACCGCTGTATTTTTGTCAGCATTGCCAACCACAATTTGGCGATAATCAACATCCCTCTTTTGGTGATATTAATCTGCAATGTCATCATTGTATGGGACATGAAAAACTCAGTCGCGATGAAAAATCGTTAACTCAGGCCGACATCGCCGCGATGGCAAACCGCCTACTAAGCCATAAGTCTCTACCCTTACCTATTCTTGGGATCACGTTGTGGTTAACCCCACCCGCGGCCATATTCTCCTCAACCATACAACCCTCAACCATACAACCCTCGACCATATCGCCAAATGCAGATGATCAACGCATAAACTCATCACAGACCAATGCGCCTATAACCGCAATAACCACAACAATAAAATATCAACGGCCGCGAATATTAGTCTGTAATCCGAATTCTTTGAATAGCCATTTTATTGTTAATGACAGCCAAGTGTTGGCATTATCTAGCATCGAAAAACCGTTACTAAGAGTGCGACCAAGTAGTGATCACCCCAGTTTATTAGCGCCGCTGTATGAAATTCAATTTGCTGAAAATCGTTTGTTAGTGATACTCACGGAAGTGTTACGCCAAAAAGGCATTAATTGGTTGCATGTCACTCATGATATTGACCAGCATACTAGCCAAGAAGCCTTGCTCAATAAGCCGCTGCGTTTGGCCAGTGTTAATCAACAATGGTTACCCATTACCACCCTAGGTAATGGCACCATACCGTTACCCACTAACGTAACCTGTTTGCATGATGAGCATCATTACCAAGATGATCTGCATACGTTTACGGTTCAAAGTTCTACAACTGACATTAATTGGCGAGTGAGTGACAACGGTGCTAAATCTTCTAATTCACAGTCAGCTTCACCGTTAGCTGTACCAGCTGTTTTAGCAAGCTCTTTAGCAGATGATTCAAGCACAATAACGAACGATATTACTACCAGCTTATGTGCATTGAATGCTGCGGTATTACGTTGTGACCCCAATAAAAATCATCATAAAGCACAATTTGTTAAGCATGCTGCGGTATTGTATTTCAGCCAACAAAATACTTGCCAAATTGTCACCCTCGACAGCCAAAGTAAGCCTGAGTTATTTTTCCAATTACCGACGTTGCCGACAACAGGTTATGAGATTTGTCATAGTTTGTCTGAGTCTCCTCAAAAAAGCCTGTTAGATAAGTTTAAACAATTATTTCCCGCCGAATATAATCAATTATTGGACCTGCACATTCAAGCCAACGATGGTGCATTGTCTCAGCTAATGGCTGTTGCTACCCTGATTATTGGTGCCTATCCAGTAGAAACCGCTCAACGTGTGACGGTAACCGAACTTGCTGATAAATTTATTGCTTTAGCGATGGCGCATCATGGCAACAATGCACCACGCATTGACTTTCCACTCACCAAAGGTGCCGCACATCGTAGCCTTAATTGGTGTAAAACATTGGGCTCGTTAATGAGTTTCAAGTTGGCAGGCGAGACTAACTTAGCAAAACTTGCGTTTGCATTTCATGACTCGTTTGCCGACTACTTAAGCCATTGGGTTGAACATTTAGATCAAAATATTGGCGTAAAACAATTAGTGATTGCAGGAAGCGAATTTGCTAATCCGGTGTTAACTGATCGGGTGCAATTACGCATTGGTAAAAACTTTCCGCTGCTGGTTAATCCATTACTGGATTTAGATGGCGTTAATATCGCAATTGGTGGGCTATATCTCAAACAACGACGTGGATAAAAGGTATCTTAAGGTATATCAGTTATTGCTTATCCTTGTATGAGATTGAGTCCTTATGAAACCATTACAGCAAGTTACCATTATTGTTAAAGGTATTGTACAAGGGGTTGGTTTTCGCCCCTTTGTGTTTCGTTTGGCACATCAGTTAACTTTACTCGGTAGTGTGCTGAATAATCACCTTGGGGTGACGATTGTTTTACAGGGTAATAGCGAACAGATTGAACAGTTTATCGATACATTAGCTAAATCTCCTCCGCCATTAGCGCGAATTGATGCCATTGAGGTTACTCATCAAACTCAATTAAGTTTGTTTGACCAATTTAGTATTATTGAAAGCCATGCCTCATCTGACGAGCATGCAAATGTGGCTATTTCGGCCGACATGAGTATTTGCCGAGATTGTCTTAACGACATTAATGACCCTCAAAACCGTCACTATCAATATCCGTTTACTAATTGCACCAATTGCGGTCCGCGCTATACCATTATCAACGCCCTGCCTTATGACCGATGCAACACCGCCATGGCTGATTTT
The nucleotide sequence above comes from Shewanella sp. Arc9-LZ. Encoded proteins:
- a CDS encoding HyaD/HybD family hydrogenase maturation endopeptidase: MKKILLLGIGNVLYADEGVGVHFVNYIKDKYQFSHQTDSIDIVDGGTLAQGLIPMISQYDHLIVVDTVNSVGVEPGEVYFFDFDHAPAEIDWQGSAHEVEMLQTLNMMDIVGDRPHTFVLGVTPTVIEPMTLGLTPHLHAAIPLMEHALLTHLTDLGFSQQIVADITIDEVIPDAYKRGCYVDA
- the hyaB gene encoding nickel-dependent hydrogenase large subunit, translating into MSKRVVIDPITRIEGHLRVEVEVDDNNVITKAWSSSTLWRGIEVILKGRTPMDVGLIVQRICGVCTYSHYRCGTEAVENALGVKIPLNAKYLRSIMQSSLYMHDHIVHFYHLHGLDWVDVVSALSADPALAAKVAMNYSDAPIAAGEGELKAVQARVKGLVETGKLGPFANAYWGNGTYRFTPEQNLIALSHYLKALEVQRVAAEMLAIFGGKSPHPQSIVVGGVTSVRDMLSPARLQEWKQKHAIVQDFIERAYQADIVMAAEAFGTEASVLGGVNVNSFLCGEDFITTDGEYLFNQGVILNGDLANVLDIDPSLIKEDVTHAWYKADGPQHPYQGTTIPDYTGFIERDTVYGKLPTINGDGKYSWVKSPRYQDEPIEVGPLACLLVNYARGNQVVVNAVDGLLARTGLPLEALFTTLGRTAARMLQTVLVGQASLQTFDALLVNIQSDQSTYVKPEIDPDRVYEGYSMIEAPRGMLSHWIRIKDAKVENYQAVVPTTWNAGPVDANGKMGPYEASLIGLKLEDPTKPLEVIRIIHSFDPCMACSVHVMDYKKHTLGQFKIDPNGF
- a CDS encoding NiFe hydrogenase encodes the protein MSMHNIRFDFVCQRHVPLYEHLCNQYLERNEFNISIGAESEPQTSKIRYFIEAFATQAQLEALADEIASDFLLSVWLLDTHIQRIEQHSGQRKPFKIKPLYSGLPLYFCQHCQPQFGDNQHPSFGDINLQCHHCMGHEKLSRDEKSLTQADIAAMANRLLSHKSLPLPILGITLWLTPPAAIFSSTIQPSTIQPSTISPNADDQRINSSQTNAPITAITTTIKYQRPRILVCNPNSLNSHFIVNDSQVLALSSIEKPLLRVRPSSDHPSLLAPLYEIQFAENRLLVILTEVLRQKGINWLHVTHDIDQHTSQEALLNKPLRLASVNQQWLPITTLGNGTIPLPTNVTCLHDEHHYQDDLHTFTVQSSTTDINWRVSDNGAKSSNSQSASPLAVPAVLASSLADDSSTITNDITTSLCALNAAVLRCDPNKNHHKAQFVKHAAVLYFSQQNTCQIVTLDSQSKPELFFQLPTLPTTGYEICHSLSESPQKSLLDKFKQLFPAEYNQLLDLHIQANDGALSQLMAVATLIIGAYPVETAQRVTVTELADKFIALAMAHHGNNAPRIDFPLTKGAAHRSLNWCKTLGSLMSFKLAGETNLAKLAFAFHDSFADYLSHWVEHLDQNIGVKQLVIAGSEFANPVLTDRVQLRIGKNFPLLVNPLLDLDGVNIAIGGLYLKQRRG
- the cybH gene encoding Ni/Fe-hydrogenase, b-type cytochrome subunit, which encodes MEHIATHNRQLIFTPAIRIFHWLRALAILVLVITGFYISWPFLVAPASTDVLVQGWIRFAHIIFGFLLTSITLVRFYLFFFSRINNERRSFKDVLSPRSWISQIKSYFWMGSLDKAGVYGPLQFMTYVAISFVALIMCITGLVLYANVYHLGIGGMLGDVSAWITGLCGGLAPLRIYHHYLTWAFIIFVVIHMYMAVWSGIRFKHNSVDSIVSGYDYHKVHK